One window from the genome of Sphaerotilus microaerophilus encodes:
- a CDS encoding glutamate synthase subunit beta yields the protein MGKVTGFLEYERLEEGYEPVDKRLKNYKEFVIGLSADEAKIQGARCMDCGTPFCSNGCPVNNIIPDFNDLVYRGDWANAVRVLHSTNNFPEFTGRICPAPCEAACVINVNGDAVGIKSIEHAIIDRAWEEGWVKPQPAAVKTGKKVAIVGGGPAGLAAAQQLARAGHAVTVFEKNDRVGGLLRYGIPDFKLDKAHIDRRMKQLEAEGVVFRTNTLVGEMPKGSKVTNWAKEKVSAAELRAEFDAVLLTGGSEQSRDLPVPGRDLAGIHFAMELLPQQNRVNHGGKIKDAIRADGKHVIVIGGGDTGSDCVGTSNRHGAASVTQFEVMPMPPEQENRPLVWPYWPIKLRTSSSHEEGCQREFAISTKEFIGENGRVTGLKTAQIEFKDGKMVEVPGTEKIWKADLVLLAMGFVNPVATVLEAFGVDKDVRGNARATTEADGGYRTSADKVFAAGDMRRGQSLVVWAIREGRQAARAVDEFLMGSTTLPR from the coding sequence ATGGGCAAGGTCACAGGTTTCCTGGAATACGAGCGCCTCGAGGAGGGCTACGAGCCGGTCGACAAACGCCTGAAGAACTACAAGGAATTCGTCATCGGCCTAAGCGCCGACGAGGCGAAGATCCAGGGCGCGCGCTGCATGGATTGCGGCACCCCCTTCTGCAGCAACGGCTGCCCGGTCAACAACATCATCCCTGACTTCAATGATCTGGTGTACCGGGGCGACTGGGCCAACGCGGTCCGCGTGCTGCACAGCACCAACAACTTCCCCGAGTTCACCGGCCGCATCTGCCCCGCTCCCTGCGAGGCGGCCTGCGTGATCAATGTCAACGGTGACGCCGTGGGCATCAAGTCCATCGAGCACGCGATCATCGACCGCGCTTGGGAGGAAGGCTGGGTCAAGCCCCAGCCGGCCGCCGTGAAGACGGGCAAGAAGGTCGCCATCGTCGGTGGCGGCCCGGCCGGCTTGGCCGCGGCCCAGCAGCTCGCGCGTGCCGGCCATGCCGTGACGGTGTTCGAGAAGAACGACCGCGTCGGCGGCCTGCTGCGCTACGGCATCCCCGACTTCAAGCTGGACAAGGCCCACATCGACCGCCGTATGAAGCAGCTGGAGGCCGAGGGCGTGGTGTTCCGCACCAACACCCTGGTCGGCGAGATGCCCAAGGGAAGCAAGGTCACCAACTGGGCCAAGGAAAAGGTCAGCGCCGCCGAGCTGCGTGCCGAGTTCGATGCGGTGCTGCTGACCGGCGGCTCCGAGCAGAGTCGTGACCTGCCGGTGCCGGGTCGCGACCTGGCGGGCATCCACTTCGCGATGGAGCTGCTGCCGCAGCAGAACCGCGTGAACCACGGCGGCAAGATCAAGGACGCCATCCGCGCCGACGGCAAGCACGTCATCGTGATCGGCGGTGGCGACACCGGCAGCGATTGCGTGGGCACCTCCAACCGCCACGGCGCCGCCAGCGTCACCCAGTTCGAGGTGATGCCGATGCCGCCGGAGCAGGAGAACCGGCCGCTGGTCTGGCCCTACTGGCCGATCAAGCTGCGTACCTCCTCCAGCCACGAGGAAGGCTGCCAGCGCGAGTTCGCCATCTCCACCAAGGAGTTCATCGGCGAGAACGGCCGTGTCACCGGCCTGAAGACCGCGCAGATCGAGTTCAAGGACGGCAAGATGGTCGAGGTGCCGGGCACCGAGAAGATCTGGAAGGCCGATCTGGTGCTGCTGGCGATGGGCTTCGTCAACCCGGTGGCGACCGTGCTGGAGGCCTTCGGCGTCGACAAGGATGTGCGCGGCAATGCCCGGGCCACCACCGAGGCCGACGGCGGCTACCGCACCAGCGCCGACAAGGTCTTTGCCGCCGGTGACATGCGCCGCGGCCAGTCGCTGGTGGTCTGGGCGATCCGCGAAGGCCGCCAGGCCGCCCGCGCGGTGGACGAGTTCCTGATGGGCTCGACCACGCTGCCGCGCTGA
- a CDS encoding ABC transporter ATP-binding protein, translating into MWPLSSDALIEIDHVSFGYDSSRLILNDLSLRFMRGKVTAVLGNSGCGKTTLLRLIGGVHAANAGRVVFDGEVIDVRDRAQLYRLRRRLGMLFQFGALFTDLTVYDNVAFPLREMTDLPEGMIHDIVLMKLNAVGLRGAAPLKISEVSGGMARRVALARAIALDPELIMYDEPFAGLDLISMGVAAKLIRTLNDVTGATSLVISHDVPECMAISDWVVLMAGGGRLVAQGTPEELMNSTDPEVRQFVRGEPDGPVKFHYPAPDIAEDFGMTSMTGLARGKAAAGGAR; encoded by the coding sequence GTGTGGCCCTTGAGTTCCGACGCCCTGATCGAGATCGACCATGTCAGCTTTGGCTATGACAGCAGCCGGTTGATCCTCAACGACCTGAGCCTGCGCTTCATGCGCGGCAAGGTGACCGCCGTGCTTGGCAACTCGGGCTGCGGCAAGACCACGCTGCTGCGCCTGATCGGCGGGGTGCACGCGGCCAATGCGGGCCGCGTCGTCTTCGACGGCGAGGTCATCGACGTGCGCGACCGTGCCCAGCTCTACCGGCTGCGTCGGCGCCTGGGCATGCTGTTCCAGTTCGGGGCGTTGTTCACCGACCTGACGGTGTACGACAACGTCGCCTTCCCGCTGCGGGAGATGACCGACCTGCCCGAGGGCATGATCCACGACATCGTGCTGATGAAGCTCAACGCGGTCGGCCTGCGCGGGGCGGCGCCGCTGAAGATCAGCGAGGTGTCGGGCGGCATGGCGCGGCGCGTCGCACTGGCGCGGGCCATCGCGCTCGACCCGGAGCTGATCATGTACGACGAGCCCTTTGCCGGGCTGGACCTGATCAGCATGGGCGTGGCTGCCAAGCTGATCCGCACGCTCAACGATGTCACCGGCGCCACCTCGCTGGTGATCTCGCACGACGTGCCCGAGTGCATGGCCATTTCCGACTGGGTGGTGTTGATGGCCGGGGGCGGGCGCCTCGTCGCCCAGGGCACGCCCGAGGAACTGATGAACTCCACCGACCCTGAAGTCCGCCAGTTCGTGCGTGGCGAGCCGGACGGCCCGGTCAAGTTCCACTACCCGGCGCCTGACATCGCCGAGGATTTCGGCATGACCAGCATGACCGGCCTGGCCCGCGGCAAGGCGGCGGCAGGAGGGGCGCGATGA
- the mlaE gene encoding lipid asymmetry maintenance ABC transporter permease subunit MlaE: MNWLALIGARALAMLGGWGRAAIFFVDLLAALPASLRRFSLVVVQIHAIGNRSLLIILASGMAVGFVLALQLYNTLITFGAAESLGLVVNLSLVRELGPVVTALLFAGRAGTSLTAEIGLMKAGEQIAALELMAIDPRQRVLAPRFLAGIISMPLLAILFSAIGILGAWLVAVGLIGIDAGNFWSIQQNAVDVWRDVGNGVVKSAVFGVICTAVALYQGYETEATPEGVAYATTRTVVISSLAVLGSDFILTALMFSAPR, from the coding sequence ATGAACTGGCTGGCTCTCATCGGTGCGCGCGCGCTGGCCATGCTGGGCGGCTGGGGCCGCGCGGCGATTTTCTTCGTCGATCTGCTGGCCGCACTGCCGGCGTCGCTGCGGCGCTTCTCTCTGGTGGTGGTGCAGATCCACGCCATCGGCAACCGCTCGCTGCTGATCATCCTGGCCTCGGGCATGGCCGTGGGCTTCGTGCTGGCGCTGCAGCTCTACAACACGCTGATCACCTTCGGCGCGGCGGAGTCGCTTGGCCTGGTGGTCAACCTCTCGCTGGTGCGCGAGCTGGGCCCGGTGGTGACGGCGCTGCTCTTTGCCGGGCGTGCCGGGACCTCGCTGACCGCCGAGATCGGCCTGATGAAGGCCGGCGAGCAGATCGCTGCGCTGGAGCTGATGGCGATCGACCCGCGCCAGCGCGTGCTGGCGCCGCGCTTCCTGGCGGGCATCATCTCGATGCCGCTGCTGGCCATCCTGTTCTCCGCCATCGGCATCCTCGGTGCCTGGCTGGTGGCGGTGGGGCTGATCGGCATCGACGCCGGCAACTTCTGGTCCATCCAGCAGAACGCGGTCGACGTCTGGCGCGACGTCGGCAACGGCGTGGTCAAGAGCGCAGTCTTCGGCGTGATCTGCACGGCCGTCGCCCTGTACCAGGGCTATGAGACCGAGGCGACGCCCGAAGGGGTCGCCTATGCCACCACACGCACAGTGGTGATTTCGTCGCTGGCGGTGCTGGGGTCGGACTTCATCCTCACCGCATTGATGTTCTCGGCGCCGCGCTGA
- the mlaD gene encoding outer membrane lipid asymmetry maintenance protein MlaD, protein MSKRNLEMLVGLFVVLGLAALVFVSLKAANLTSFSNGATYALTARFDNIGGLKARAPVRSAGVVVGRVTSISLDAKTFQGVVSLEVQRSYEFPKDTSAKILTAGLLGDQYIGLEPGGDEKNLVAGDVITQTQSAVVLENLISQFLFNKAADAGGTGGADAAKKP, encoded by the coding sequence ATGTCCAAACGCAATCTCGAAATGCTGGTCGGCCTCTTCGTGGTGCTCGGCCTGGCCGCACTGGTCTTCGTCTCGTTGAAGGCCGCCAACCTGACGAGCTTCTCCAACGGTGCGACCTATGCGCTGACGGCGCGCTTCGACAACATCGGCGGCCTGAAGGCCCGCGCGCCGGTGCGCTCGGCCGGCGTGGTGGTGGGCCGCGTGACCTCGATCAGCCTGGATGCAAAGACTTTCCAGGGGGTGGTCAGCCTGGAAGTGCAGCGCAGCTACGAATTCCCCAAGGACACCTCGGCCAAGATCCTGACCGCCGGCCTGCTGGGTGACCAGTACATCGGCCTGGAGCCGGGCGGCGACGAGAAGAACCTGGTCGCCGGCGACGTCATCACGCAGACCCAGTCGGCCGTGGTGCTGGAGAACCTCATCAGCCAGTTCCTGTTCAACAAGGCGGCCGATGCGGGCGGTACGGGCGGTGCCGACGCCGCCAAGAAGCCGTGA
- a CDS encoding MlaA family lipoprotein, translating to MTPAPAAAGRPLARLAACVVLALTLGACATAQRPDPLEPWNRKVYAFNDAVDVAVIRPVATVYRDRVPEPVRTATTNFFANIQDAWSAVNLVLQGRPADGLSDLLRFGTNSVFGVLGLFDVATPLGLERHGEDFGQTLGKWGVGPGAYIVWPILGPSSLRDSVGLPLEMQLTPETWVSPEALRYSLTGVRVVNTRANLLQASRLLGDVALDPYVSVRDFYLQRRRSLVYDGNPPDDAQPEERWDEPEAPAEPASAPDRPASAPAPAASAASK from the coding sequence GTGACTCCGGCCCCAGCTGCGGCGGGGCGGCCATTGGCGCGCCTCGCGGCCTGTGTCGTGCTGGCATTGACGCTGGGTGCCTGTGCCACGGCGCAGCGGCCCGATCCGCTGGAACCCTGGAACCGCAAGGTCTATGCCTTCAACGATGCGGTCGACGTGGCCGTGATCAGGCCCGTGGCCACGGTCTACCGCGACCGGGTGCCCGAGCCGGTGCGCACGGCGACGACCAACTTCTTCGCCAACATCCAGGACGCCTGGTCGGCGGTGAACCTGGTGCTGCAGGGCCGGCCGGCCGACGGCCTGTCGGACCTGCTGCGCTTCGGTACCAACTCGGTGTTCGGTGTGCTGGGGTTGTTCGATGTGGCGACGCCCCTGGGCCTGGAGCGCCACGGCGAGGATTTTGGCCAGACCCTGGGCAAGTGGGGCGTCGGGCCGGGCGCCTACATCGTCTGGCCCATCCTCGGCCCGTCGTCGCTGCGTGACTCCGTGGGGCTGCCACTGGAGATGCAGCTCACGCCGGAGACCTGGGTGTCCCCCGAGGCGCTGCGCTACTCGCTGACCGGGGTGAGGGTCGTCAACACGCGCGCCAACCTGCTGCAGGCGTCCCGGCTGCTGGGCGATGTGGCGCTGGATCCCTACGTGTCGGTGCGTGATTTCTACCTGCAGCGCCGGCGCAGCCTGGTCTACGACGGCAATCCGCCTGACGACGCTCAACCCGAGGAACGCTGGGACGAGCCCGAGGCGCCAGCGGAGCCGGCTTCCGCCCCGGACCGTCCGGCTTCCGCGCCGGCACCTGCGGCCTCGGCAGCGTCGAAGTGA
- a CDS encoding MlaC/ttg2D family ABC transporter substrate-binding protein, producing the protein MMRRSWIRVIAATLTAAATQWAAAEAVAPEALIKKVSGEVIEAVKADKAIQSGDVKPIMALVDAKILPHVNFQRMTASAVGRYWRQATPEQKTRLQDEFKLLLVRTYSGALTQVKDQVVEMKPMRSKPEDTEVIVRSEVKGKGEPIQLDYRMEKAGETWRIYDVNVLGVWLVENYRASFAQEIGASGIDGLITKLAEKNKGAAPTKG; encoded by the coding sequence ATGATGAGACGTTCCTGGATCCGCGTGATCGCCGCCACCCTGACTGCGGCCGCCACCCAGTGGGCTGCGGCCGAGGCCGTGGCGCCCGAGGCGCTGATCAAGAAGGTGTCCGGCGAGGTCATCGAGGCGGTCAAGGCCGACAAGGCCATCCAGTCGGGCGACGTGAAGCCCATCATGGCGCTGGTGGATGCCAAGATCCTGCCGCACGTGAATTTCCAGCGCATGACGGCTTCGGCCGTCGGCCGCTACTGGCGCCAGGCCACGCCCGAGCAGAAGACCCGCCTGCAGGATGAATTCAAGCTGCTGCTGGTGCGTACCTACTCCGGCGCGCTCACGCAGGTGAAGGACCAGGTCGTCGAGATGAAGCCGATGCGCTCCAAGCCCGAGGACACGGAAGTCATCGTGCGCAGCGAGGTCAAGGGCAAGGGTGAGCCGATCCAGCTCGACTACCGCATGGAGAAGGCCGGTGAGACCTGGCGCATCTATGACGTCAACGTGCTCGGCGTCTGGCTGGTCGAGAACTACCGCGCCAGCTTTGCGCAGGAGATCGGCGCCTCCGGCATCGACGGGCTGATCACCAAGCTCGCCGAGAAGAACAAGGGCGCTGCCCCGACCAAGGGCTGA
- a CDS encoding STAS domain-containing protein, with the protein MLSLPERLTHREAAATLAQLQAALGSQPAGGPLVIDATPMQQYDSSALVVLLGLLRHAASLGRACRLNAVPARLQQLAKVYGVLELLDLEAAPAAT; encoded by the coding sequence ATGCTGTCCCTGCCTGAACGCCTGACCCACCGGGAGGCCGCGGCTACCTTGGCGCAGCTCCAGGCTGCGCTGGGCAGCCAGCCTGCGGGGGGGCCGCTGGTCATCGACGCCACGCCGATGCAGCAGTACGACTCCAGCGCCTTGGTGGTGCTGCTCGGCCTGTTGCGCCACGCGGCCAGCCTCGGCCGTGCCTGCCGCCTGAACGCGGTGCCGGCGCGGCTGCAGCAGCTGGCCAAGGTCTACGGGGTGCTGGAGTTGCTCGATCTGGAAGCCGCGCCTGCGGCCACCTGA
- a CDS encoding MurR/RpiR family transcriptional regulator yields the protein MLDRIRASLPALSPAEQRVGRLVLADPRSFASLPVAELSERAHVSKPTVVRFCRSVGYDGLADFKLKLAGTVNEGVPFVHRAVDEDDKPADVVVKVIDNAVSALLKYRNNAGGHMVEQAIDALAGAVQQGRRVEFYGVGNSGIVAQDAQHKFFRLGAHAVAYSDGHMQLMAATMLGPGDCVVIVSNAGRSRDLIDAAEVAHRKGATTIAITSGGTPLAQQCQIVLAVDHPEDYDRYSPMVSRILHLVMIDILTTAVALRLGPDLRPRLQEIKKNLKAKRYVTTA from the coding sequence ATGCTCGATCGCATCCGCGCCTCCCTGCCCGCCCTGTCCCCGGCCGAACAGCGTGTCGGCCGGCTGGTGCTGGCCGACCCGCGCAGCTTCGCCAGCCTCCCGGTGGCCGAACTGTCGGAACGCGCCCACGTCAGCAAGCCCACCGTGGTGCGCTTCTGCCGCAGCGTGGGCTACGACGGCCTGGCCGACTTCAAGCTGAAGCTGGCCGGCACGGTCAACGAGGGCGTGCCCTTCGTGCACCGCGCGGTGGACGAGGACGACAAGCCGGCCGACGTGGTCGTCAAGGTGATCGACAACGCCGTCAGCGCCCTGCTCAAGTACCGCAACAACGCCGGTGGGCACATGGTCGAGCAGGCCATCGACGCGCTGGCTGGCGCGGTGCAACAGGGCCGGCGCGTCGAGTTCTACGGCGTGGGCAACTCGGGCATCGTCGCGCAGGATGCGCAGCACAAGTTCTTCCGCCTCGGCGCCCACGCGGTCGCCTACAGCGACGGCCACATGCAGCTGATGGCCGCCACCATGCTCGGCCCGGGCGACTGCGTGGTGATCGTCTCCAACGCCGGGCGCAGCCGCGACCTGATCGACGCGGCTGAAGTGGCCCACCGCAAGGGTGCCACCACCATTGCCATCACCTCCGGCGGCACGCCGCTGGCCCAGCAGTGCCAGATCGTGCTGGCCGTGGACCATCCGGAGGACTACGACCGCTACAGCCCGATGGTCAGCCGCATCCTGCACCTGGTGATGATCGACATCCTCACCACCGCGGTGGCCCTGCGCCTGGGCCCGGACCTGCGCCCGCGCCTGCAGGAGATCAAGAAGAACCTGAAGGCCAAGCGCTACGTCACCACGGCCTGA
- the zwf gene encoding glucose-6-phosphate dehydrogenase, producing MSFDLVFFGGTGDLTWRKLMPALFQAFRHGKLPAGGRILAVAREERSDADYRQFIAERFAEVDRSKQPSAEEFARFAELLHYRRMDLAQPDDYAGLADCLRERGADTVVLYLATSPHLFPVICEQLGRAGLNAPHVRVVLEKPLGHDLASAQEINRVVRSVFTENQALRIDHYLGKPSVQNLSALRFANALFEPLWRRESIANIQITLAESLGVGTRGDFYDRTGALRDMIQNHALQLLTMIAMEPPATGDADAIRDEKLKVLKSLRPFTPESVARDVLRGQYRAGNIGGQPVPGYLDEQKVPPGSHCETFVALRTEVQNWRWAGVPFYLRTGKRLAARDAQIVVNFRPVPHPIFPGAHRANQLVIKLQPEDGLELRLLAAKGSGVGESLAPVSLDLDFDRAFPSERVGAYERLLLDAIAGRLNLFVRSDEQEQAWRWVEPILDAWSREREQHGEGPRGYAAGTWGPAAASALVARDGNAWSEEQ from the coding sequence ATGTCCTTCGACCTCGTCTTCTTCGGCGGCACCGGCGACCTCACCTGGCGCAAGCTCATGCCGGCGCTGTTCCAGGCCTTCCGCCACGGCAAGCTGCCCGCGGGCGGACGCATCCTCGCGGTGGCTCGGGAAGAACGCAGCGACGCGGACTACCGCCAGTTCATCGCCGAGCGCTTTGCCGAGGTCGACCGCTCCAAGCAGCCGAGCGCGGAGGAGTTCGCCCGTTTCGCCGAGCTGCTGCACTACCGCCGCATGGACTTGGCGCAGCCGGACGACTACGCCGGCCTGGCCGACTGCCTGCGCGAGCGGGGCGCCGACACCGTGGTGCTCTACCTGGCCACCAGCCCGCACCTCTTCCCGGTGATCTGCGAGCAGCTCGGCCGCGCCGGGCTGAACGCGCCGCACGTGCGCGTGGTGCTGGAAAAGCCGCTCGGCCACGACCTGGCCAGCGCGCAGGAGATCAACCGCGTGGTGCGCTCGGTCTTCACCGAGAACCAGGCGCTGCGCATCGACCACTACCTGGGCAAGCCCTCGGTGCAGAACCTGTCGGCGCTGCGCTTTGCCAACGCCCTGTTCGAGCCGCTGTGGCGGCGCGAGAGCATCGCCAACATCCAGATCACCCTGGCCGAGAGCCTGGGCGTGGGCACGCGCGGTGACTTCTACGACCGCACCGGCGCGCTGCGCGACATGATCCAGAACCACGCGCTGCAGCTGCTGACGATGATCGCGATGGAGCCGCCCGCCACTGGCGACGCCGATGCGATCCGCGACGAGAAGCTCAAGGTGCTGAAGTCGCTCAGGCCCTTCACGCCCGAGTCGGTGGCGCGCGACGTGCTGCGCGGCCAGTACCGCGCCGGCAACATCGGCGGCCAACCGGTGCCAGGCTACCTGGACGAGCAGAAGGTGCCCCCCGGCAGCCACTGCGAGACCTTCGTGGCGCTGCGAACCGAGGTGCAGAACTGGCGCTGGGCGGGCGTGCCTTTCTACCTGCGCACCGGCAAGCGGCTGGCGGCGCGCGATGCGCAGATCGTCGTCAACTTCCGCCCGGTGCCGCACCCGATCTTCCCGGGCGCGCACCGCGCCAACCAGCTGGTGATCAAGCTGCAGCCGGAGGACGGCCTGGAGCTGCGCCTGCTGGCCGCCAAGGGCAGCGGGGTGGGCGAGTCGCTCGCGCCGGTGTCGCTGGACCTGGACTTCGACCGCGCCTTCCCGTCCGAGCGCGTGGGCGCCTACGAGCGCCTGCTGCTGGACGCGATCGCCGGGCGGCTCAACCTCTTTGTGCGCAGCGACGAGCAGGAGCAGGCCTGGCGGTGGGTGGAGCCGATCCTGGACGCCTGGTCGCGCGAGCGCGAGCAGCACGGCGAGGGCCCGCGTGGCTACGCCGCCGGCACCTGGGGCCCGGCCGCCGCGAGCGCCCTGGTGGCCCGCGACGGCAACGCCTGGAGCGAGGAGCAATGA
- the tal gene encoding transaldolase: MNQLDQLKQSTIVVADTGNFKQLAAFAPRDATTNPSLILKAVQQPDYAPLLAETVAAHRGEPLEAIVDQVLVRFGREILKVVPGRVSTEVDARLSFDTAATIARAHRLIALYEAQGVARERVLIKIAATWEGIQAARALEREGIHCNLTLLFAFCQAVACGEAGVRLISPFVGRIYDWYRKSAGAGWDEAANAGENDPGVKSVSQIYTYYKKFGIDTEVMGASFRNVGQIVALAGCDLLTISPELLAQLQASEAPVPRRLDAAAAQAAPIHAVSYNEAAFRYALNEDAMATEKLAEGIRAFAVDAAKLDAMIRVL, translated from the coding sequence ATGAACCAGCTCGATCAGCTCAAGCAGTCCACCATCGTCGTGGCCGACACCGGCAACTTCAAGCAGCTCGCTGCCTTTGCGCCGCGGGATGCGACGACCAACCCGTCGCTGATCCTCAAGGCGGTGCAGCAGCCCGACTACGCCCCGCTGCTGGCCGAGACCGTGGCGGCGCACCGGGGCGAGCCGCTGGAGGCGATCGTGGACCAGGTGCTGGTGCGCTTTGGCCGCGAGATCCTCAAGGTGGTGCCGGGTCGCGTGTCCACCGAGGTGGATGCCCGCCTGAGCTTCGACACCGCCGCGACCATCGCCCGCGCTCACCGGTTGATCGCGCTGTATGAGGCGCAGGGCGTGGCGCGTGAGCGCGTGCTGATCAAGATCGCCGCGACCTGGGAGGGCATCCAGGCCGCCCGGGCGCTGGAGCGCGAGGGCATCCACTGCAACCTGACGCTGCTGTTCGCCTTCTGCCAGGCGGTGGCCTGCGGTGAAGCGGGTGTGCGGCTGATCTCGCCCTTCGTCGGTCGCATCTACGACTGGTATCGGAAAAGCGCCGGCGCCGGCTGGGACGAGGCCGCCAACGCCGGTGAGAACGACCCGGGCGTGAAGTCGGTCAGCCAGATCTACACCTACTACAAGAAGTTCGGCATCGACACCGAGGTGATGGGGGCGAGCTTCCGCAACGTCGGACAGATCGTTGCGCTGGCGGGCTGCGACCTGCTGACCATCAGCCCCGAGCTGCTGGCCCAGCTGCAGGCCAGCGAGGCGCCGGTGCCGCGCCGGCTTGACGCGGCGGCGGCCCAGGCCGCGCCGATCCACGCCGTGAGCTACAACGAGGCGGCCTTCCGCTATGCCCTCAACGAGGACGCCATGGCCACCGAGAAGCTGGCCGAGGGCATCCGGGCCTTCGCCGTCGATGCGGCCAAGCTCGACGCGATGATCCGCGTGCTCTGA
- the pgi gene encoding glucose-6-phosphate isomerase, producing MHAPRCDQTPAWSALATHFDVAGRAFDLRQAFAQEPGRAAALSLAAPEVHADLSKNHWDATTRSLLLQLARECQLEARRAALLAGEPVNHTEGRAVLHTALRAPKGQGAFSEEVHEVLERMLAFVEAVRASACEPDGIRHIVNIGIGGSDLGPQMVVPALDAWVHPQIQCHFVSNVDGHDIVPVLRRLDARRTLFIVASKTFTTQETMANAEVARAWFLQAYGEGAEAAIGRHFVATTTNIEAAARFGIHTTFGFWDWVGGRYSLWSAIGLPIALAIGAENFRALLAGAHAMDRHFASAPLEANLPIQLGLLDVWYRNFHGYTSRSVAPYHQGLKRLPAYLQQLEMESNGKCVDQDGAALPYGTSPVVWGEAGTNGQHAYFQMLHQGTDVIPVEFIAVKTPEYGPAPLPDAVRTGLADQHRKLLANCLAQSQALMQGKATEEALGEKAPTASKSLGALTIARHRTFPGNRPSTTLVLERLTPASLGALIALYEHRVWASGALWGINSFDQWGVELGKALCSQLLPRLANGDISGLDGSTAALLQRLRH from the coding sequence ATGCATGCCCCCCGCTGTGACCAGACGCCCGCCTGGTCTGCCCTGGCCACCCACTTCGATGTCGCCGGTCGCGCCTTCGACCTGCGCCAGGCCTTTGCCCAGGAGCCCGGTCGTGCGGCGGCGCTGAGCCTGGCGGCGCCGGAGGTCCACGCCGACCTGAGCAAGAACCACTGGGACGCCACCACGCGCAGCCTGCTGCTGCAACTCGCGCGCGAGTGCCAGCTGGAGGCCCGCCGCGCTGCGCTGCTGGCCGGCGAGCCGGTGAACCACACCGAGGGCCGCGCGGTGCTGCACACCGCGCTGCGCGCGCCGAAGGGGCAGGGGGCCTTCAGCGAGGAGGTGCACGAGGTGCTGGAGCGCATGCTGGCCTTCGTCGAGGCGGTGCGCGCCAGCGCGTGCGAGCCCGATGGCATCCGCCACATCGTCAACATCGGCATCGGCGGCTCCGACCTCGGCCCGCAGATGGTGGTGCCGGCGCTGGACGCCTGGGTGCACCCGCAGATCCAGTGCCACTTCGTCTCCAACGTCGATGGCCACGACATCGTGCCGGTGCTGCGCCGGCTCGATGCGCGCCGCACGCTGTTCATCGTCGCGTCCAAGACCTTCACCACCCAGGAGACCATGGCCAACGCCGAGGTGGCGCGCGCCTGGTTCCTGCAGGCCTACGGCGAGGGGGCCGAAGCGGCCATCGGCCGGCACTTCGTGGCGACCACCACCAACATCGAGGCCGCAGCGCGCTTTGGCATCCACACCACCTTCGGGTTCTGGGACTGGGTGGGCGGGCGCTACTCGCTGTGGAGCGCGATCGGCCTGCCGATTGCCCTGGCCATCGGTGCCGAGAACTTCCGCGCACTGCTGGCGGGCGCCCATGCGATGGACCGCCACTTCGCCAGTGCGCCGCTGGAGGCCAACCTGCCGATCCAGCTCGGCCTGCTCGACGTCTGGTACCGCAATTTCCACGGCTACACCAGCCGCTCGGTGGCGCCCTACCACCAGGGCCTGAAGCGCCTGCCGGCCTACCTGCAGCAGTTGGAGATGGAGAGCAACGGCAAGTGCGTGGACCAGGATGGCGCAGCGCTGCCCTACGGCACCAGCCCGGTGGTCTGGGGCGAGGCCGGCACCAACGGCCAGCACGCCTACTTCCAGATGCTGCACCAGGGCACCGATGTGATCCCGGTGGAGTTCATCGCGGTCAAGACGCCCGAGTACGGCCCGGCGCCCCTGCCTGATGCGGTGCGCACCGGCCTGGCCGACCAGCACCGCAAGCTGCTGGCCAACTGCCTGGCGCAGAGCCAGGCGCTGATGCAGGGCAAGGCCACCGAGGAGGCGCTGGGCGAGAAGGCGCCCACCGCATCGAAGTCGCTCGGTGCGCTCACCATCGCGCGCCACCGCACCTTCCCGGGCAACCGGCCGAGCACGACGCTGGTGCTGGAGCGGCTGACCCCGGCTTCGCTGGGCGCGCTGATCGCGCTGTACGAGCACCGCGTCTGGGCCAGCGGCGCCCTGTGGGGCATCAACAGCTTCGACCAGTGGGGGGTGGAGTTGGGCAAGGCGCTGTGCAGCCAACTGCTGCCGCGCCTGGCCAATGGAGACATCTCCGGGCTGGACGGCTCCACCGCTGCGCTGCTACAAAGGCTGCGTCACTGA